tctacacaaaacaatattagaaaaaaaatacaagagggatcttatgaagagcaacccttaccaaaccaTATGCCACTATCAAttttcccaacaacatatatgttcaatatatatgtctcatatgtcttcttaccctaaggggtatattgggcctattgggcttatattatcagatatggtggactatgatttaatgggtcaacctatagtctttagggtgctaccatgtgcctcaattgcaattagattaatattaaccatcccattatggtctttaactattcgtaggcactctataaaatgattgtgataatggaattatgtttttaattatattagtccatataaaattctaacattcCAAACACCCATTTGTCCCGGTCTCGATAAACTTCTAGCTCTGCTTCCATATAGCTTGTCACATAACTAAACACTCTCCAAAACTTATCACATTATAATAAGAATAACTTAGAGAAAAGAATACCCGTCAATGAAGCAAAAGTAATTGAAGTAAAGAAGTTTAGTTTGTGCTTGTGAACTCATGATGTGAGGCAGGACATGATGATATGACCATATTCACTTGTataaaatgggaaatttcatgtttTATGCATGATAATacacattaattttaaaatatgacAAAATTATATTGCATCACAAAATAggtttttttgaaaatttttaacTATAGTATCCCTCTTATCAACTCTTCTCTCTCTACCATGGtagcaccaccaccactacctcaCAATtgaagctctctctctctttacCCATAACCATCCCTTTAGATTGAAGCACCATTAAAGCACCCACTCCAATTAACACTACCATTGAAGAACTAGTCAAAATTGTGTGCTCTATATCCAAAATCTAAGGTTTTATGAATGTAaacttgtagatctcgaaaaaatatcaaaactaaaaaaaatcacCTGAAACGaacatttgagtaaaaatatatgCATCTCCAATGCTTTCATCAAATTTCAGCACAAAGCATTGCATTTGCGATGCAAATGCATGGTTTTTGACCAAAAATCAAGATTTCGTTAACGAATCGCAAATGCATCGTTTTTTGCCCAAAATTAAGATTTCATGAATGCATTGCATTTGCATCACAAATGCATCGTTTTTTTTTTGTGCCAAAAAACATAATTTTATGAATGCATCGCAtttgcatcacaataatacattTGTGATGCATtcataaaaacttgatttttggcaacaaaaaaaaaatgatgcatTTGCAATGCAATTGCGTTGCATGCaatcttgatttttggccaaaaacaATGCATTTGTGATGCAAATGCAATTCGTATGCGATGCTCTGCGCtcaaatttgacgaaaactttggagatgcataacttttcactcaaatgtctattgcatgtgatttttttttttctagttttggtattttttttttcgagatctacaagttTATCCCATGAAACCTTAGATTTTGGATATAGAACACACAATTTCGACGACTCCTTCAATTGGTACTTTAATGGTGGTGTTAATGGGGGTGGGTGCTTCAATGATACTTCAATCCAAAGGGATGGTCGTGAATAGAGATCCGAATGAGAAATGATAAAGAGAGAATATTTTTGAGTGAGAAAAATAGCTTCAACTATGGggtagtggtggtggtgctgTCATTGTAGAGAGGGAGAGCATGAGAGACATGTTAAGAGAGAGAAGAGTAATGAGAGGGGCactatattaaaagaaaattaaaaaaaacttatttttgtGATGCCACAATTTTAAGgctaggtaaccatttggtactctgtgtttttgcaaagtatcattttggtatcctgtgtttacaataatgctcatttggtatcatgtattttgaaatcgtacatattttgtaccctaaattcaaatttaattaataaaattttacaaatttaatcaaaattctctcaattatatgagttccaaatttatatttaattacttaattacatataagtGATGACAGTTTGTCGTATTAaaaaaattttatctatcaaatctaagtctagggtaccaaatatgtatgattttaaaatacaaaatatcatatgagcattattgaaaagaGATAGTACCAAAATGATAATTTGCAAAAGTtcaggtaccaaatgagtaaattccttaattttaattttagtgTACATTATCATTCTTAAAGCATGAAATTTTCCTTTAAAATTGGCCTCTATTTCCGAGTCATGATGCATtgctaaatcatgtgtgggattgTGTTTCCGATACATGTAAGACAACACTCATACGAAATTAACCTAAGCAAAGACTAGCATATCTAGTAACTAACTGAGAATAAAATAATTTCAGCACGACATTATTACAAACAAGTTACAACTACACCGTCTCATCATTGTTCGAACAGGAAAGAAAATCAATACAAGTtcactttattttttatttattattttcaaaacgGAAGActagataatatatatatatagctgatCAACTTTATCTTCACTGGTTCCATTACCTGTCTCTGTTTCTCCATGCTCTCCCTTCAATAGTTTCACATTTGCCCATTAACAACATTGTGAAAGCGCCTATAGAAAATTACATAACAGTTGTCACGTACTAGCCAGATTCATGCCTGTTATGTATAGCTAATATTGTTCATTATTGGAACAATATAATACTAAAGAAACAATTTATAGTATAGCTACACTACATCATTTTGTATTATCTACTTGAAGTAGATATTTTAGTTCTATACTACAAGATACAAAgctatttattttataataagcAAATTAAGTAGAGATTAACTTGATTATGGCGTCTTTTTAATAGTTTGAATTCATGTATAACACAACGTGGATCATGTACCTTATTGATTGATAAAATTGCAGATTTGAGTCATAAAGACGCCAGCGTTatgagaattgggattgaacaaatGGAAGACGTGACCTTCACCTTTGGCCTCTATGACCTCAACAGACCCTCCCCACCCACTCTTCTTCAACACTTGGCTATAAAACCACCCGCGATCCTTTAACCCATCTTTTTCCGCCACACAAACCAGCACTCTTCCGCAACCCAACTTCCCCACATTAGGATCCATATTCGGGTTTATAAACGGGTCATCCGATCCATTCTCCGATGACGGGTATACAAACTTCCATAAAACTCCCGCATGCGCTTCATCCCCGGCAGCGGCTCCGTTGTTAGCCTCGGCTCCGATGGGCTCTTTCCCCCAGAAATACGGATGAACTAAAACGATCCCTTTCAGATTAGCCCCAGCAGGAAGTCCCTGAAGGCCCGCTCGCAGAGCCATGTGGTGGACGATGTTAGCGCCAGCGCTGTCACCAGCAAGAAAAATTCGCCCGAAATCAACACGAGAATTGAGCCACTCGTTTGGGCCGTTTCCGTCGGAATGGTTTAGGGCCCATTTGAAAACGGCCCATGAATCCTCGTAGGCGGCCGGAAGCGGGTGCTCGGGGGCTAATCGGTAATCGACGGAGACAATGAAGATGCTTCCTTGAGATGATAAGGAGTTGAGGTAGTTGTGGTAAACAGGAGAGGCGGCGGATTCGACGCAGAAGCCACCACCGTGGAAGTAAACGAGGAGAGGGACTCTTCGGGTCAGGTCGGTGGTTACGTCGGGTTTAGCAGGGAGGTAAAGCCGAGCAGATACACCGGCTTCGGAAGAGATTGCGACATCGTTTGAGTGAACGCCGGTTCTGGGGTCAAGGGAAGGGGGGACGGTGGCTGTCCCGGTGAGGCGCTCCAGTCGGCCGTCTTTGTAGACTTTGAGGAGAGGAGAAAAATCGTGGGCTATTTCGTTTTCCATGCTTGCCATTTGATGATAGGACTGACTGATACAGCACAGTAACTTAATAGAAATGTGCGTTTcgttgtttgaaaataaaatacattATACAATTGAAGCCACTGAAACGTTTTCAACTTaccataataaaaaaataaaatcataacatTAGTATGAGCACAGAAATTGGCGCTGGTTAGGTGATAATTATTACAACAGCGCCAATTTCACTTTCACTGTCTTCATATGTGTCATATTTTAAATAAAGTTTATTTTTACAAAAAGTAGGCAACCAATTACAAAAGTAGACAATGAATTAATAAATTTCTACCTAATAGCTTTATTCTGTCATaaaatggttttttttatttttttacattgGGTGAATGGTAGGGTATCGGTATGTCATTTGCATATCTAACATTGTTTTAATTGGGCATATATGATATAACCATATTATTATTGTACATATTTACTTAAGGAAAATTCTAAGGTAAGTACATTGGTTTTGTCCTTATCGGTTGGGGCACTATTATTTTTTTGGTGTGTACataatttacaatttttttttttatatgataatgtacattgtagttatagtagtcattttattatttttttaaaaaatgttgaATAATTTACTGTACCAAAACCAAAATTCAAAAAGTCAGTTGGatgcatatattttttattcatatgtaaaataaaaaatttgaaccCTAATATTGTTgccgtaaattattcagaatatCCTGAAAATTAGTGGGATGCGTGCTAAAACtattgttgatgcagttttttgtcaaaaaaaagaGCAATTAAGCTAAAAAGATTgttcaagaaaaataaaaatgaacagagaagattttacatggttcaacaaTTAAATTTACCTAGTCCACAAGGCACTTTTATTGATATGATCTGTGTTTAAAGCTAAAATCAATTTAACAGGTTCCAGCACAATGTTTGTGCgagaaaaataaaagactactatcCAGGTATTTATAGACCTAGTTTCAGATACTCTTCCCCATGATTATAGGGTTAGTTACATAACACTACAACAATATAAGggttttatgattttatttgggagacattaaaagtctacaatgtcttccATGGGGGGGAGACATCGTAGGTGGAGACATTGTAAGCGCACATCTCATGTCTCTCAATGagagaggtgagagacatcccacgtctcccagtgagaGAAGTTGAAAGGTGTCCAAAAACgtggactttcaacctctcccacctCTCACAGTGGAAGACATTAAAAAGTCtcttatttaaacaaaattaatttataattaatatttttttaatttgatttaataattaaattttaatttaaattgatttaataattaattaaattgaaattaatttaataattaattaaattgaaatcattttaatattaatttaaattgatttaataattaattaaattgaaattgacataattaataaaatgaaaatacaaatcttcattaatgaaatttaaattgttttgcaagaaaaaaatatttgttagacatatgcaaaattaacaaatattgcactgTATATGAAGAAAACAGTAAAAAGTAAGAAAACCtaacaacgaggtcggtaactttggattatcggtaacACATATGTCgctcattcttgtcgcaactcatcaatttgtgcatATGTATATGTCGTACTTGTTAGTtgcaaaaatataaagtaaaatatattaattaattatttgattacatttatatatatgatttcaaaaataatttgtaaattttaattaattataccgttctcaagtaatgtcctggactcgcatgttcaatcaaatccttcaacatcctcattatgtagtatccacatgTCACATTGTCCGCTttgtgtggacactaattatttaaaagtatgagtaattcattattaaattgacacttagtaaaaaatgcatacatattattctacttcatgattataaaagttcaaaaatttaAGTTGCAATTACTTACCTggggttgcttaatgcgtagagtatcagggatctcgacatcaggaagattcatagagagaAAAAGATTGAAAGTGCttacgatcactgatacaatctcctcacggttattcagatctgagttcaccggatcacaacaataaacatgatatgcatatggtgccaaaataagcaatgtccaatgttcactgcataagaaaaacaaaaaaaaaaattataactcaaatgttAATCAAAGAAAGTATTGATATGAGTTGGACAAATGACAAagttttaaacttacccatggtttccaagggacaagcataacttgttatTTAGATTTTACGTCATTACATCGTCTGAACAGATTTTGAACATGGTATTCGAATGAACTTCCTTGAGTGGCTACaataggattgacaaataaaaatttaatttgacgaccctgttgtaccacatatctataAATGAACCTAATGCAAAAATACAAAAATTGTTATCtaaatgaataaatcaaattagaaacttAAATGAACGaactttgtgagatatatacctcatgtagatGATGACAACTGTTTGTcaaatcttctcctttcgagcaaaatgaagtatgtcatccttaaatatgtaataatgtaatgtatcctgatcaaaaacttcataCTATATGCTTGGACTGACACACTCACCATCAACCCACTGAGATACGATATTGTGTAATCGTTTCAATGGAGTGTGGGGTTGTGTTGGAGGAATTTGTGGTCATCTTCTTTCTTGTGGCTGTTGTGTTGACGAAGCTTTTGGTCGTTGTgatctggtcctacttgtagagggagcctgtatacaataatatcaaaaattaaaaaaaaacaaagtgcAAACAAATTAATATGCAATAGTAaagatatttatataaaaatatggcaTCAGCTCATGTTATATATCTTCAAATATAATGACCAAATCTTTAGGCCACtctattggcgtcccaatggcttgagcaactatgtacatatccaaatcaggatatgcaaaagggagaggagtCGTTGGCTTAAGAACGCTAGTAATCATAACTTGgtagttgttgcctgcctctctttcaatgagtttacCTGATGTAACAACGTTTAAAACTGAACCAATGACTAATTGGCATGTTGGGCCCTGTGCAAGAAACAAGTTATATACAAATGAGCTTGTTGAAatagtaaataaatatatttagtttTGGAATATTCAAGAAattttaattacctcttgcaaaagcggtcGTAGTGCAATAATTTGAtcttctgcttgaggcactagtGTGTCAAGAGTATAGTAGGACGCATGCGCTGGTGACACTAGTGGGTCAGGCAC
The genomic region above belongs to Humulus lupulus chromosome 1, drHumLupu1.1, whole genome shotgun sequence and contains:
- the LOC133797563 gene encoding probable carboxylesterase 12, with product MASMENEIAHDFSPLLKVYKDGRLERLTGTATVPPSLDPRTGVHSNDVAISSEAGVSARLYLPAKPDVTTDLTRRVPLLVYFHGGGFCVESAASPVYHNYLNSLSSQGSIFIVSVDYRLAPEHPLPAAYEDSWAVFKWALNHSDGNGPNEWLNSRVDFGRIFLAGDSAGANIVHHMALRAGLQGLPAGANLKGIVLVHPYFWGKEPIGAEANNGAAAGDEAHAGVLWKFVYPSSENGSDDPFINPNMDPNVGKLGCGRVLVCVAEKDGLKDRGWFYSQVLKKSGWGGSVEVIEAKGEGHVFHLFNPNSHNAGVFMTQICNFINQ